The Aneurinibacillus uraniidurans genome segment AGAGCGGATCGGCCTGATTGGCGTAAACGGAACCGGAAAATCGACACTCCTTAAGGTCATCGCCGGACTTGTTCCAGCCGATACGGGCACCATTACGAAGGGACAAGACGTACGAATTGAATTCCTGCCGCAAAATCCAGACTTTCATGAGCAAGAAACCGTACTGGCGCACATCTTTGCAGCTGATACGCCAATTATGCAGCTCGTTAAACAATACGAAGAAACATTGCAGCAAATCGCCGCGCACCCAAACGACACGAAGCTGCAGGAGAAGCTCGCCGTCCTCAATGAAAAAATGGACGCAAACGGTGCCTGGGACATCGAAACGAATGCGAAAACGATTCTTGGCAAGCTTGGGATTACCGATACAACCGCTTGTGTCAGTCAACTATCCGGTGGCCAGCGTAAACGGGTAGCGATGGCCCGAGCTCTGATTAATCCGGCGGACCTGCTTATTCTTGATGAGCCAACCAACCACATCGATAACGAAACGGTAGAATGGCTGGAGGGATACTTGTCTCGCTTTAAAGGCGCACTTCTGCTCATTACACATGACCGTTATTTTCTGGATCGGGTCGTAAATCGCATCATTGAGCTTGACCGTGGACAGCTGCATACATACGAAGGAAACTATAACTATTTCCTCGAGAAAAAAGCAGATCGGGAAGAGCGAGAAGCAGCATCTGAAGCGACACGGCAGAACATTTTGCGCCGCGAGATCGCCTGGCTGCGCCGTGGTGCTAAAGCACGGACGACAAAACAGAAAGCCCGGATTGAGCGAATCGAAAAAATGCAAGAAGATAAGCCGCTTGAAGCGGTACAAACACTGGATATTGCGTTGAAAACACAGCGCCTCGGCAAAAAAATCATCGAGCTGGATCACGTATCGATGACCTTCGATAACCGCGTTCTTATCCGCGATCTCAGCTATATTGCAGTTCCAGGGAACCGACTTGGTATCGTCGGTCCGAATGGAAGTGGGAAATCTACACTTCTAAAGCTAATAACAGGTGAGCTAACACCGACGGAAGGAAGTGTAGCACTCGGTACAACCGTGCGGATCGGATACTATGGTCAGGAAAATACCGAAATGAATGAGTCGATGCGCATGATCGACTATATAAAAGAAGCAGGGCATGTTGTTCATCTGACAGACGGACATACGTTATCAGCCGGACAAATGCTTGAACGCTTCTTGTTTCCGATGAGCATGCACGGCACACCGCTTGGCCGCCTGTCCGGTGGGGAGAAGCGGCGCCTGTATTTGTTACGCGTACTCATGGGTGAGCCAAATGTGCTTCTGCTTGATGAACCGACGAATGACCTTGATATTCAGACACTGTCCATTCTCGAAGATTATCTGGAAACATTCCCTGGCGTTGTTATCACCGTCTCACACGATCGTTATTTCCTTGATCGCGTGGTCGAGCGGTTGTTTGCTTTTGAAGGAAATGGGGGTATCCGCTCGTATGTCGGTAACTATACAGACTATCTCGAGATTCGCAAGCAGGAGGAAGAAGAACAGGCCAAAGCTGCTGCACAACTAAAAGCCGCAACAGCACCAGCTCCTAAAAAAGACAAACCGCGTCGCCTGTCATACAATGAACAGCGCGAGCTTGAAACGATTGATGACGACATCGCTCGCCTAGAAACGCGCAGTGCAGAACTAGAGCAGGGGATGAACAACACCGGGAGCGACTACGGGCTTCTCCAGCAGCTGACCGAAGAGAAGAGGCAGGTCGATGCGGAATTGGAAGCGAAAATCGAACGCTGGAGCGAGCTGAATACACTGCTTGAAGAAATCGAAGCTGCGAAAAAAGGAAACTAGCCATTTTTGATCGAACTTATTAGGGAGATAGAATTTTCACAAAAATGAAGGAGGTTTCCGAGTGGAGAATGTAACACAACAGCAAGAAGTAGTATTCAGTGTGCAGAACGGTGTCGGCCGCATTGTGCTGAACCGCCCGAAAGCGCTGAACGCACTGTCCGTCGCGATGGTAGATATGATCGGCAAACAGTTGTCCGCATGGGAAAATGACGCGCAAGTAGTCATTGTAACCGTAGAAGGCGCGGGAGAAAAAGGATTGTGTGCGGGCGGAGACATGCGCTCGTTTTATGATAAGAAAGACGACAATGTAGAAGAGCATGCAGTAAACTTCTTCGGCATTGAATACCGCATGAACTTGCAGATGTACCGCTATCCAAAACCAATCGTAGCGTATATGAACGGCATCGTTATGGGTGGGGGAGTCGGCATTTCGATTTTTGCAGCAGAGCGCATTGTGACTGAGCGCTCAAAATTATCCATGCCGGAGATGAACATCGGCTTCTTCCCGGATGTCGGTGGTAGCTACTTTATGAATCAAATGCCAGGCCATATGGGGCGCTATTTGGCTCTGACAGCGCATTTATTTACCGGCGCAGATGCGGTTTATCTTGGCGCAGCCGATCATTACATCGAAAGTGCAAGCTGGGATGCGTTGAAAGCAGACATTGCGGCACACGATTGGACACAGAAAGCAGATGCAGCCAGAGACCTTCGCATGCTCCTGCAAAAATACACTGTTACCGCTCCTGCATCTTCTCTAGCAGCTGTTCAAGAGAAAGTAGATACACACTTTGCACATGAATCGGTCGTAGATATTCTTGCGTCACTTGATCGTGCAGCACAGGAAGACGACGAATGGGCACAGCAGACAGCGGCTACCTTGCGTACGAAGTCTCCGATCTCGATGTCCGTAGCACTTGAGCAGCTTATACGTGGCAAACAGATGAGTGCAGCGGATTGCTTCCGCATGGAAATGGATATGAGCATGCACTTCATGCACAGCCATGATTTCTATGAGGGTGTGCGCTCTGTGCTCGTTGATAAAGACCGCAATCCGAAATGGAACCCAGCAACAGTAGAAGAAGTAAAGCGTGAGGATGTAGAAGCGTTTTTCGTCAGCCCGTGGGAAAAAGAAGACCATCCGCTAGCAAACGAATAAACAGATAGCATACGTATAAAAGCAGGTCACATGATGGACGTTATCTCCACATCCAGTATGCGACCTGTTTTTTATTAATCATTAAAATCACATCTGAATCAAACCACTTACAATTGCTACTGCACCAACCCCAATACAAACCAATCCACCTGTTTTCAAGTTTCTTTTTGAGGGGTTCCTCACAATAAAAATAATGCCTAAAAAAATTAGGATGATACCTAAAATAATATTCGCCCCAAAAAGTTGAGAAGCAACGCTGTCAAGGGCATTGTCTATGTATCTTTCAATTTTTTGTTCCATACCAGTTAGACCTCCGTACAGCTAATTTTTGAAATGAAAAATTCCCCTCTGTTTATGGGAGAAGAAAGGAGGGGATATACATACATATATATGTATGTATACGTCGAAAAATAAACTGCCTTATGGCAGTCTGTTTAACTTGCAGATTTCTTTATGAAAAGTTTCAAGAGCCGTTAGTATTTGCTCATCAATGATTGGTAACCCAATCCCGTTAAATAATTCCTGCAAGTGTTTTCCCTTTTGGATATATTCTTCTGTATCTACTGAAAAAATAATTGGACTCAACCAAATATTTGTTAGTAGCATAAGTGTTTCAGCAGCCTGCTTTGGGTAGTGGATGGAAAGTGAACCGTCCCTCATGCCTTCTTCAATAAACACTTGTATATCAGGGGCTCCTGTGTTGATACAGTCCATTAATTGATTGGCAATAAGCTTAGGACTTTTTAAAATAGCTGGAATAGACTTGAGTGCATCTAGCTGTCCTTGATTAGTAAAGGATAGCAAAAAAGCATTTTTAAGTTTCTCTAAACCATTTAAACCTGTCATTTTCTTTGTTTGTTCAAAAGGATTATTTTCTAAAGCTAATCGCTCGAGAACGGCGTTGATAATATCTTCTTTCGATTTGAAATGATGATAGAACGCACCTCTCGTCAAATCCCCTAATTCGTCAACAATATTTTGAATGGTTGTCTGTTCCCATCCTTTTTCAAGGAAAAGTTTAGTTGCAGTGTCTAATATACGCTGTTCTGTTATTTCTGGATATTTATTGCGTGGCAAAACATCACCTCTATACATACATTTATATGTATGTATAGTATTCTTTAATCATTTGTATGTCAATAGAAAGTAGTTTTCTTCAAATAGAAGATATAGTACAGCGAAAGAACCGACCCATATCGATTCTTTCGCTGTAGTGTTTTATTTCCACACATGTACTAACGTATAGCCGACAATAGATAGCAAAATAGAACCAAGTAGACCTGCTACAAACGGTTTAGCACCAAGACGACGGAATGTGCCAATATGAATGGTTAGCCCAAGTCCAGCCATTGCCATAGCCATCAGCAGATAGGCAAGTGATGTAAGTTGTCCGGCTACCATTTTCGGCACAAGCCCGGTTGAATTCACACCCGCTACTGCAAGAAACCCGAAAATAAACCACGGAATCGGTACACCAGACTTCTTTTCATCTCCTGATGACTCGCGCGTAAACCACCATCCGACAAATAACGCAACCGGGACAAGAAGCGCTACCCGTGCCAGCTTCACCAGTATCGCCTGCTCGACCGCTGCTGCTCCGCCTGGCCCAGCCGCTGCAATTACATGGGCAATTTCATGGAGGGTAGCCCCGGCGAACAGTCCATACTGCCCACCTGACATTCCTAACACCGGGTACAGAATCGTATACGCAATCGTAAATAACGTACCGAGCACCGCAATCACTGCCGTACTGACCGCTGTTTCCTCCTCATTCGCCTTCACCTGCGGAGAAATCGCCGCTACCGCCGCCGCTCCGCAAATCCCTGTTCCACACGCCGTTAACATGCCCAGCTTTCGGTCTACCCCCATCCAGCGAGCAATCATGTATACAGCGAAAATCCCAAACGCTACATCAATCGCGGCAATCCCTAGTACACGCGGTCCTCCCGCCAAAATGTCTGCAAAATTCAAGCGCATCCCAAGCAGGATAATCCCTGCACGAAGCAGTTTTTTGCTAGCAAACTGAACCCCGTTCATCGTCTGAACCGGTGCACCGAAGATAGCACTCCAGCCCATCCCCAGCAAAATTGCCCACACAAGTGGACCAAGCATTTGCACACCGGGAAATCCTGCTATATATTTCGCCGCTAGTGCCAGCCCAAGTGTAAGTACCAGTCCGCCGATAAAATACGGAGCTGGATTCGGTCGAGCTGCCGGCATCGCATTCGAATTTGTTGCCATTGTTTTCACTCCTGTTTTTCTTTTAACAATACTGCATGTTTCATCATAAGGGAAATTTGTATATATTATAGTAAAGATTAGTTTTTATAATGATTGGACGGAGATACGATGGAATATCAGGCATTGCGAACATTCGTTGCAGTGGTAGAAGAGAAAAATTTTACGCGGGCAGGAGAGCGGCTGAATTTGTCGCAGCCAGCCGTTAGCCTGCATATTAAGCAGCTCGAAACGGAATTCCAGGCGCAGCTGCTCGATCGCTCCCCGAAGCATTTGTATGTGACAGTAGCCGGTGAGATTTTGTATAAACGAGCCGTGCAGATATTGAACATGTATCAAAAAACACAGGAAGAATTATTTGCTCATCTGCATACTGTTACAGGTACCCTGCGCATCGGAGCAAGCTTTACTATTGGAGAATATATCCTCCCCGGTATGATCGCCCAATTTTCAAAAAACTATCCAGACGTAGACGTTCAGGTTATGATTAGCAATACCGAGCAGGTCGTTAAAGAAGTGAAGCTGCTGCAATGCGATATCGGTTTAATCGAAGGACAAGTTCAGGACCAGGAACTCGCCATGCACCCGTTTATGAACGATGAGATGGTACTTGCCGTGCCAATCACACACCGTTTGGCAGGAAAAAGAAACATTCAGATCGATGATTTACATGATGAAACATGGATTGTACGGGAAGAAGGATCAGGAACACGCGTATACACCAATCATGTGATTCGTTCGCTTGGCTTGCGTACAGATAAGCTGATCACGCTCGGAAGTAATCAAGCGGTTACTGAAGCTGTCATCATCGGACTCGGTATAACCGTCATTTCAAGGTGGGTCGTACAACGGCCGCTTCAGTACGGCGAACTTGCCTGCCCAACCATTCAAGAGCACACGTTTCCCCGTATGCTTTCGTACATTGTACCTCCTCATATCGAACGGACACGTCTCCTGGATGCTTTCGTAAGTAAAATTTTGTAAAATCATATACAACACCTTTCAAGCACGGTGCAATAAAAACTCCGGTATCCCTGCATAGGGGGACCGGAGTTTTCTCGTTAGTAGCTAGACCGATATTCGCTGATCGTGTGGTTTCTGTATGCCAATCTCCCGCAAAAGCGGAATAAAAAAACGGAGCGACTTCTGAAACACAGGGCTTTGAATAAAGGTGTAAATAAACGTCATCACGAATACGGGTCCGCCCAGAACCCAGCCCAGGATAAGCACCAGACTCTCTACGATTATACGGGCCCGACTTACCGAAAGGCCGGTTTTATCGGAGATCGACAGCATAAAACCATCGCGTGGGCCTGCACCAATTCCTGCTGCGACATACATCCCGCCACCAATCCCTGTTATGATAATCCCACACAACAAAATCAAATAATCAGGCCAGTGATTCGTCGCCGTAGGTAAAATGTCCAACCAGAGAAATACATCCATAATCGGTCCAATCAAAAGCGCGTTCAAAAACGTCCCAATATTCACATATTTACGTGCAGTAACAAGTGAAATCATAACGAGGAGTAACCCACAAATCACACCCCACGTCCCAATGGTCAGCCCATACCGTTCATACAGCGCCACACTTAGCACTTCCCATGGAT includes the following:
- a CDS encoding YeiH family protein translates to MPAARPNPAPYFIGGLVLTLGLALAAKYIAGFPGVQMLGPLVWAILLGMGWSAIFGAPVQTMNGVQFASKKLLRAGIILLGMRLNFADILAGGPRVLGIAAIDVAFGIFAVYMIARWMGVDRKLGMLTACGTGICGAAAVAAISPQVKANEEETAVSTAVIAVLGTLFTIAYTILYPVLGMSGGQYGLFAGATLHEIAHVIAAAGPGGAAAVEQAILVKLARVALLVPVALFVGWWFTRESSGDEKKSGVPIPWFIFGFLAVAGVNSTGLVPKMVAGQLTSLAYLLMAMAMAGLGLTIHIGTFRRLGAKPFVAGLLGSILLSIVGYTLVHVWK
- a CDS encoding enoyl-CoA hydratase/isomerase family protein, with product MENVTQQQEVVFSVQNGVGRIVLNRPKALNALSVAMVDMIGKQLSAWENDAQVVIVTVEGAGEKGLCAGGDMRSFYDKKDDNVEEHAVNFFGIEYRMNLQMYRYPKPIVAYMNGIVMGGGVGISIFAAERIVTERSKLSMPEMNIGFFPDVGGSYFMNQMPGHMGRYLALTAHLFTGADAVYLGAADHYIESASWDALKADIAAHDWTQKADAARDLRMLLQKYTVTAPASSLAAVQEKVDTHFAHESVVDILASLDRAAQEDDEWAQQTAATLRTKSPISMSVALEQLIRGKQMSAADCFRMEMDMSMHFMHSHDFYEGVRSVLVDKDRNPKWNPATVEEVKREDVEAFFVSPWEKEDHPLANE
- a CDS encoding YczE/YyaS/YitT family protein; the encoded protein is MVNRLWRYAFFFLGLTLYALGNAFAVKVKYLGLHPWEVLSVALYERYGLTIGTWGVICGLLLVMISLVTARKYVNIGTFLNALLIGPIMDVFLWLDILPTATNHWPDYLILLCGIIITGIGGGMYVAAGIGAGPRDGFMLSISDKTGLSVSRARIIVESLVLILGWVLGGPVFVMTFIYTFIQSPVFQKSLRFFIPLLREIGIQKPHDQRISV
- a CDS encoding TetR/AcrR family transcriptional regulator: MPRNKYPEITEQRILDTATKLFLEKGWEQTTIQNIVDELGDLTRGAFYHHFKSKEDIINAVLERLALENNPFEQTKKMTGLNGLEKLKNAFLLSFTNQGQLDALKSIPAILKSPKLIANQLMDCINTGAPDIQVFIEEGMRDGSLSIHYPKQAAETLMLLTNIWLSPIIFSVDTEEYIQKGKHLQELFNGIGLPIIDEQILTALETFHKEICKLNRLP
- a CDS encoding ABC-F family ATP-binding cassette domain-containing protein, with the protein product MNLLSIENISKSYGIKTLFENVSLGIQEGERIGLIGVNGTGKSTLLKVIAGLVPADTGTITKGQDVRIEFLPQNPDFHEQETVLAHIFAADTPIMQLVKQYEETLQQIAAHPNDTKLQEKLAVLNEKMDANGAWDIETNAKTILGKLGITDTTACVSQLSGGQRKRVAMARALINPADLLILDEPTNHIDNETVEWLEGYLSRFKGALLLITHDRYFLDRVVNRIIELDRGQLHTYEGNYNYFLEKKADREEREAASEATRQNILRREIAWLRRGAKARTTKQKARIERIEKMQEDKPLEAVQTLDIALKTQRLGKKIIELDHVSMTFDNRVLIRDLSYIAVPGNRLGIVGPNGSGKSTLLKLITGELTPTEGSVALGTTVRIGYYGQENTEMNESMRMIDYIKEAGHVVHLTDGHTLSAGQMLERFLFPMSMHGTPLGRLSGGEKRRLYLLRVLMGEPNVLLLDEPTNDLDIQTLSILEDYLETFPGVVITVSHDRYFLDRVVERLFAFEGNGGIRSYVGNYTDYLEIRKQEEEEQAKAAAQLKAATAPAPKKDKPRRLSYNEQRELETIDDDIARLETRSAELEQGMNNTGSDYGLLQQLTEEKRQVDAELEAKIERWSELNTLLEEIEAAKKGN
- a CDS encoding LysR family transcriptional regulator → MEYQALRTFVAVVEEKNFTRAGERLNLSQPAVSLHIKQLETEFQAQLLDRSPKHLYVTVAGEILYKRAVQILNMYQKTQEELFAHLHTVTGTLRIGASFTIGEYILPGMIAQFSKNYPDVDVQVMISNTEQVVKEVKLLQCDIGLIEGQVQDQELAMHPFMNDEMVLAVPITHRLAGKRNIQIDDLHDETWIVREEGSGTRVYTNHVIRSLGLRTDKLITLGSNQAVTEAVIIGLGITVISRWVVQRPLQYGELACPTIQEHTFPRMLSYIVPPHIERTRLLDAFVSKIL